One segment of Phragmites australis chromosome 13, lpPhrAust1.1, whole genome shotgun sequence DNA contains the following:
- the LOC133889727 gene encoding uncharacterized protein LOC133889727 isoform X1: MACRALALRSLLLPDPLHLLPCAAAVAPGARARPGGRRRPHFRCCSGGDPGQPPQEAVLEAISKVARSKGRVALTTNMVMGGTVTNDASDEWLVLDQKVNSYPTDRGFTAIGTGGDDFVQSMVVAVESVLRESIPKGRVSQKLSSRGKYVSVKIGPIRVVSSEQVQAVYRAMRRDNRMKYFL, translated from the exons ATGGCGTGCCGCGCACTCGCGCTCCGCTCCCTGCTCCTCCCCGACCCCCTCCATCTTCTCCCCTGCGCCGCCGCGGTTGCACCGGGGGCGAGGGCGCGCcctggcggccgccgccgcccccactTCCGCTGCTGCTCCGGCGGGGACCCCGGGCAGCCGCCGCAGGAGGCCGTGCTCGAGGCCATCTCCA AGGTAGCAAGGTCTAAAGGAAGAGTTGCGCTCACGACAAATATGGTCATGGGTGGTACTGTGACGAATGATGCGAGCGATGAATGGCTTGTTCTCGATCAGAAG GTAAATTCATACCCCACAGATAGAGGATTTACAGCAATTGGTACTGGAGGTGATGATTTTGTCCAGTCAATGGTAGTTGCTGTTGAATCTGTTCTTCGAGAATCCATTCCCAAG GGCCGGGTATCTCAGAAATTGTCTTCCAGGGGAAAATATGTTTCTGTAAAGATCGGGCCGATTCGTGTGGTCTCGAGTGAGCAG GTTCAAGCCGTGTATCGTGCCATGAGAAGAGATAACAGGATGAAATATTTCTTATGA
- the LOC133888196 gene encoding uncharacterized protein LOC133888196 isoform X2, protein MPARCPYFAPEESARGVRAGESPAAALRRILATPGAHQAPCCFDALGARLVERAGFPIGFMGGFCVSAARLGLPDVGLISYGEMVDQGRLITEAVSIPVIGDGDNGYGNSMNIKRTIKGYINAGFAGIMLEDQVAPKACGHTEGRKVISREDAIMHIKAAIDARKESGSDIVIVARTDSRQAISLDEALWRVKAFADAGADVLFIDALASVEEMKAFCAIAPEVPKMANMLEGGGKTPILSPAELEEIGFRLVVYPLSLIGVSMRAMQDALVAIKDSGIPPPGSLPSFQEIKDTLGFNRYYKEEKQYQV, encoded by the exons ATGCCCGCGCGTTGCCCCTACTTCGCCCCCGAGGAGTCCGCCCGCGGCGTGCGCGCGGGGGAGTCCCCGGCGGCGGCCCTCCGGCGGATCCTGGCCACGCCGGGCGCGCACCAGGCGCCCTGCTGCTTCGACGCGCTCGGCGCGCGCCTCGTCGAGCGCGCCGGGTTCCCGATCGGATTCATGGGCG GTTTCTGTGTTTCTGCTGCTCGGCTTGGCTTGCCTGATGTTGGTCTCATTTCCTATGGAGAAATGGTAGACCAAGGACGTCTAATCACTGAAGCTGTATCAATCCCAGTGATTGGTGATGGAGACAATGGTTATGGAAATTCTATGAACATCAAGAGAACTATAAAAGGGTACATAAATGCTGGTTTTGCTGGAATCATGCTTGAAGATCAG GTGGCACCAAAAGCATGTGGGCATACTGAAGGAAGGAAAGTCATCTCAAGGGAGGATGCAATCATGCACATAAAAGCTGCTATAGATGCTAGGAAGGAGAGTGGCTCTGACATTGTTATTGTGGCAAGGACAGATTCTCGTCAGGCTATTTCTCTTGATGAAGCATTATGGAGAGTAAAGGCTTTTGCTGATGCTGGAGCAGATGTTCTGTTTATTGATGCTCTTGCTTCAGTAGAAGAGATGAAGGCATTTTGTGCGATTGCACCAGAAGTTCCAAAGATG GCAAACATGTTAGAAGGTGGTGGTAAAACTCCCATATTGAGCCCTGCTGAACTTGAGGAAATTGGTTTCAGACTTGTAGTCTATCCTTTATCCTTAATTGGGGTATCAATGCGTGCAATGCAG GATGCTTTAGTTGCGATAAAAGACAGTGGTATACCTCCACCTGGCAGCTTGCCGTCTTTTCAGGAGATCAAGGATACTCTAGGGTTCAACCGCTATtacaaagaagaaaaacaataCCAAGTG TGA
- the LOC133889764 gene encoding B3 domain-containing protein Os04g0386900-like, with translation MASDSSTANLSSRGSLSIAGTKGKAVVNSAEKSGDAAVSPSERPDLRSVSEKPCVERIQPRILPLLGKPYFTCIIRKSHVQPPFQVVVPKSLAPFLPSSTVPATLTWSGRSWEMRFTGGRQIQRLEAGWRSFALDNGLRLGDGCVFELVDGAAEAVTFRVQVLRDDIPAAIREKAGGYTSSSPIVID, from the exons ATGGCAAGTGATTCTAGCACCGCAAACCTCTCCTCTCGGGGATCACTCAGCATTGCAG GTACGAAGGGTAAAGCAGTGGTGAACTCTGCAGAGAAGAGTGGTGATGCTGCTGTTAGCCCTTCAGAACGACCTGATCTGCGATCGGTGTCGGAGAAGCCGTGCGTGGAGAGGATTCAGCCAAGGATCCTCCCTCTCCTGGGGAAGCCATACTTCACATGCATCATCCGCAAGTCCCATGTTCAGCCGCCGTTTCAAGTG GTGGTTCCAAAGTCGCTTGCGCCGTTCCTCCCGTCGAGCACGGTACCGGCGACACTGACCTGGAGTGGCCGGTCGTGGGAGATGCGGTTCACCGGCGGGCGCCAGATCCAGCGCCTGGAGGCCGGGTGGCGGAGCTTCGCGCTGGACAACGGCCTGAGGCTCGGCGACGGGTGCGTCTTCGAGCTGGTCGACGGCGCCGCCGAGGCCGTCACGTTCAGGGTGCAAGTCCTCCGCGACGACATCCCCGCGGCGATCCGGGAGAAGGCTGGCGGGTACACATCGTCCAGCCCCATCGTCATCGACTAG
- the LOC133888196 gene encoding uncharacterized protein LOC133888196 isoform X1 — MPARCPYFAPEESARGVRAGESPAAALRRILATPGAHQAPCCFDALGARLVERAGFPIGFMGGFCVSAARLGLPDVGLISYGEMVDQGRLITEAVSIPVIGDGDNGYGNSMNIKRTIKGYINAGFAGIMLEDQVAPKACGHTEGRKVISREDAIMHIKAAIDARKESGSDIVIVARTDSRQAISLDEALWRVKAFADAGADVLFIDALASVEEMKAFCAIAPEVPKMANMLEGGGKTPILSPAELEEIGFRLVVYPLSLIGVSMRAMQDALVAIKDSGIPPPGSLPSFQEIKDTLGFNRYYKEEKQYQVEAAKEV, encoded by the exons ATGCCCGCGCGTTGCCCCTACTTCGCCCCCGAGGAGTCCGCCCGCGGCGTGCGCGCGGGGGAGTCCCCGGCGGCGGCCCTCCGGCGGATCCTGGCCACGCCGGGCGCGCACCAGGCGCCCTGCTGCTTCGACGCGCTCGGCGCGCGCCTCGTCGAGCGCGCCGGGTTCCCGATCGGATTCATGGGCG GTTTCTGTGTTTCTGCTGCTCGGCTTGGCTTGCCTGATGTTGGTCTCATTTCCTATGGAGAAATGGTAGACCAAGGACGTCTAATCACTGAAGCTGTATCAATCCCAGTGATTGGTGATGGAGACAATGGTTATGGAAATTCTATGAACATCAAGAGAACTATAAAAGGGTACATAAATGCTGGTTTTGCTGGAATCATGCTTGAAGATCAG GTGGCACCAAAAGCATGTGGGCATACTGAAGGAAGGAAAGTCATCTCAAGGGAGGATGCAATCATGCACATAAAAGCTGCTATAGATGCTAGGAAGGAGAGTGGCTCTGACATTGTTATTGTGGCAAGGACAGATTCTCGTCAGGCTATTTCTCTTGATGAAGCATTATGGAGAGTAAAGGCTTTTGCTGATGCTGGAGCAGATGTTCTGTTTATTGATGCTCTTGCTTCAGTAGAAGAGATGAAGGCATTTTGTGCGATTGCACCAGAAGTTCCAAAGATG GCAAACATGTTAGAAGGTGGTGGTAAAACTCCCATATTGAGCCCTGCTGAACTTGAGGAAATTGGTTTCAGACTTGTAGTCTATCCTTTATCCTTAATTGGGGTATCAATGCGTGCAATGCAG GATGCTTTAGTTGCGATAAAAGACAGTGGTATACCTCCACCTGGCAGCTTGCCGTCTTTTCAGGAGATCAAGGATACTCTAGGGTTCAACCGCTATtacaaagaagaaaaacaataCCAAGTG GAAGCAGCCAAGGAGGTGTGA
- the LOC133889727 gene encoding uncharacterized protein LOC133889727 isoform X2 has protein sequence MACRALALRSLLLPDPLHLLPCAAAVAPGARARPGGRRRPHFRCCSGGDPGQPPQEAVLEAISKVARSKGRVALTTNMVMGGTVTNDASDEWLVLDQKVNSYPTDRGFTAIGTGGDDFVQSMVVAVESVLRESIPKGRVSQKLSSRGKYVSVKIGPIRVVSSEQAGASVN, from the exons ATGGCGTGCCGCGCACTCGCGCTCCGCTCCCTGCTCCTCCCCGACCCCCTCCATCTTCTCCCCTGCGCCGCCGCGGTTGCACCGGGGGCGAGGGCGCGCcctggcggccgccgccgcccccactTCCGCTGCTGCTCCGGCGGGGACCCCGGGCAGCCGCCGCAGGAGGCCGTGCTCGAGGCCATCTCCA AGGTAGCAAGGTCTAAAGGAAGAGTTGCGCTCACGACAAATATGGTCATGGGTGGTACTGTGACGAATGATGCGAGCGATGAATGGCTTGTTCTCGATCAGAAG GTAAATTCATACCCCACAGATAGAGGATTTACAGCAATTGGTACTGGAGGTGATGATTTTGTCCAGTCAATGGTAGTTGCTGTTGAATCTGTTCTTCGAGAATCCATTCCCAAG GGCCGGGTATCTCAGAAATTGTCTTCCAGGGGAAAATATGTTTCTGTAAAGATCGGGCCGATTCGTGTGGTCTCGAGTGAGCAG GCTGGAGCTTCGGTAAATTGA